The Flavobacteriales bacterium genome segment CTTTCTAAGAGTTAGATAGTTTTCAATAATTCCGTTATGAATAATACTAAGTTCCGTTTCGTCTGAACAATGAGGATGGGCATTTACGTCATTCGGGACACCGTGGGTGGCCCATCGTGTATGCCCAATCCCAATAGTACCGTCTACTGATCTATCACCTATATGAGCTTCTAAATCATCTACACGGCCTTTACACTTGTATAGATTAACCTTACCATTTAATAAGGCAACACCGGCACTATCATATCCACGATATTCCAATCGCCTTAATCCCTTCATTAAAATTGGATACGCATCTTTTGGGCCTATGTAGCCAACTATTCCGCACATAAATTAAGGAGTTGTGTATGTGATTATTACTCTCGACCTATCAAGTATACTATTAAAACCATTAAATACTACGCGATCTCCAGCAATCCTTCTATCAATTGGGGTAATTAGTAATCCGTTATTCTCGCTTTCACCTTTTACTAATTTATCAATATACTTGGTGATATTAAGTCTGTACTCTCCGTTAATAATAGGCCCCGAGGTCGTGTAAAAAAGAGTAGAACTTTCATCTTCATATCGCACACCCAATTCTCCTTCATTATTTAGCTCTAATGCTTCAAAAGTGGATGGCTTTTCATAACCTGCACTTAACACTGTATTTACCTTTAAAGCAAGAGTAACATTGTTGATTGTTCCTTGTGCCCACGGATAAGAACTCAAGCTATCTCCGAATTTTATTAAAACATTTGAACCATCAAGAGGTTGAATAAATAAATTATCATTTGTCGCTACAGTGCTCCCAAAAGCGATAGATGATGTCGAATAATCGTGTTCGAATACATTATATCTTGCCGATTGATTTCCAGCCCTTAGCCGATATTCTTCTTCCACAACACTTCCATTCTCATCCATATATGAACTGTATAATGTTAGCTTAGATTCAAAATCCGTCATATCTAAATACATCAGTGTTCCTTCTCCATTCAACTGATTTACATTATTTGATTTAACATAAAGTCCTTCCAACACAACTCTGAGCCTCGAATTATTGAGGTTTCCTGCATTATTTTGGACAGTCAGGCTATCAAGCAGGGCTTGACCAAAAAGAGGATCTAATACTATGGATAATATGTTACCCTCCCCAATATTTGGAACTATTGTAGTTGTTCCTAGAACGTTAGACAAATTTATTTTAGTTGAAATATCATCATCAGAATAATAATCATTATCTATACTTAGCTTGGGGTTTATGGTGTCTTTGTACTCAAATACTTCAAATGTTTGGGCACTTAACGAGGTCGTATTGTTGGGATATGCATCGCCTTTATATGTTATTTTCAAGTCTATTGACGAGAATTCCCCTTGTGGAAATGGGTCTGCTGGTAATTGAAATTGAGCAACAAAAGATGCACTTACATTGCCAAATATTGGATCCTCATAGCTGCCTAGGATTTCAACTTCCTGATTGCTCGTTTTGATCCCTCCTGTTTTAACGGTATACGCTAAAGGAACTAAAGATTCATCGTAATTACCTATTGGCTTGCTTTGTTCATCCAGAATAGCAGCTCCTATTGATGCAGGATCATCTTCTGTACAACCAGTAAATAGTACTGCAATAAAAAATATTGTGAAAATTTTATTTATCATCTAACTCCTAA includes the following:
- a CDS encoding DUF4270 family protein — its product is MINKIFTIFFIAVLFTGCTEDDPASIGAAILDEQSKPIGNYDESLVPLAYTVKTGGIKTSNQEVEILGSYEDPIFGNVSASFVAQFQLPADPFPQGEFSSIDLKITYKGDAYPNNTTSLSAQTFEVFEYKDTINPKLSIDNDYYSDDDISTKINLSNVLGTTTIVPNIGEGNILSIVLDPLFGQALLDSLTVQNNAGNLNNSRLRVVLEGLYVKSNNVNQLNGEGTLMYLDMTDFESKLTLYSSYMDENGSVVEEEYRLRAGNQSARYNVFEHDYSTSSIAFGSTVATNDNLFIQPLDGSNVLIKFGDSLSSYPWAQGTINNVTLALKVNTVLSAGYEKPSTFEALELNNEGELGVRYEDESSTLFYTTSGPIINGEYRLNITKYIDKLVKGESENNGLLITPIDRRIAGDRVVFNGFNSILDRSRVIITYTTP